One Methanobacterium alcaliphilum genomic window carries:
- the ribB gene encoding 3,4-dihydroxy-2-butanone-4-phosphate synthase produces MNQKLLAQFGNSQERMENALNALKNGHGVIVTDDEDRENEGDIIFAAETLTESQMALLIRECSGIVCLCLPDEKVDDLGLPMMVEHNSSPYQTAFTISIEAAAGVTTGVSAADRLTTIKAAIADNAQSKDLNHPGHVFPLRAKPGGVLERRGHTESVVDMARLAGLKPYGVLCELTNPDGTMARLPEIVSFALKHNMCVVTVEDLVNYREMNDKVFINSK; encoded by the coding sequence ATGAATCAAAAATTACTGGCCCAATTTGGTAACTCACAAGAGAGGATGGAAAATGCTCTCAATGCCCTAAAAAATGGCCATGGCGTAATAGTTACCGATGATGAAGACCGTGAAAATGAAGGCGATATAATATTCGCTGCTGAAACACTAACTGAATCCCAGATGGCCCTATTAATAAGAGAATGCAGTGGAATTGTCTGTTTATGCTTGCCTGATGAAAAGGTAGATGATCTTGGCCTACCTATGATGGTTGAACACAATTCCAGTCCCTACCAGACTGCTTTTACTATATCTATTGAAGCCGCAGCAGGTGTCACCACTGGAGTATCTGCCGCAGATAGATTAACCACTATAAAAGCAGCCATTGCTGATAATGCTCAGAGTAAAGACTTAAATCACCCAGGACATGTATTCCCACTAAGAGCAAAACCAGGCGGAGTCTTAGAGCGCAGGGGCCACACTGAATCTGTGGTTGATATGGCTAGATTGGCAGGACTTAAACCATACGGCGTGCTGTGTGAACTTACCAATCCCGATGGAACCATGGCCAGATTACCAGAAATAGTTAGTTTTGCCCTAAAACACAATATGTGTGTAGTCACTGTGGAAGATCTGGTTAATTACAGGGAAATGAATGATAAAGTTTTCATTAATTCAAAATGA
- a CDS encoding AAA family ATPase has translation MSKDKLIEINLDLKNLGPHVDLNFSDKTSSIKMGIFANNGLGKTFISRAFRLASPLCNVKSTNHLLTTNENKGKFIFKIDHKKQSAKKLEIIFKKDSKPLIKDNTGYLFHVFNREYVSENLESADFKPDDNISGYILGKTNIDVTKEKKELNDLLQDQKRIHKKMNNAIQKAILELDDLKISKNTKEYKEVNFDKVIQNIEIKETQSFDSLKEDHQKLKAMPDGIKDINELSFHIDISLIDEVEYLLKTSFSKSNLNKQFVEDIKSKQDFIEHGINLYKFKDQHCPFCKQSLSNDAINLINKYNKYIGDSEAKTIKKMDNQIKKLDLLKEEIENHYNIFNEVYIQFNNLNNYLPSSNFELKNLSNNDSVLVKIEELKSMLIHKKMDIEFTNFDFEKQIEFVMSFLNRLEKEFSGSNTEITLLNKTKNSISIERRKLNKKICNARYMFILKEQKENIAKNKVLESKISELQLDIEEKENKSKIKKRTKVIRSLKYFLNFFFSDKYSFDENEFSITFMDQSLSNNAPHVLSDGEKGIVAFCYYLASVHTIIQKEDDYKKLFFVIDDPISSMDFNFVYKVTQSISIINQHFDPKSFDRFIILTHNLEFMNLLMSNRIIGQKYILKKNDIAIWNDQLMLPYENHLNDIIEIVNSNQKPSHTTPNSIRHVLETICHFENRNKNLAKFIFENPKLKCDSYIHSIIQDLSHGKVRYQPLPEDDLISACNVVVDFISERYPGQLYSN, from the coding sequence AAAAACTTTCATTAGCCGTGCTTTTAGGTTAGCTTCTCCTTTGTGTAATGTTAAATCAACAAATCATTTATTAACAACAAATGAAAATAAGGGTAAATTCATTTTTAAAATAGATCATAAAAAACAATCTGCTAAAAAACTTGAAATAATCTTTAAAAAAGATTCTAAACCATTAATTAAAGATAATACTGGTTATTTGTTTCATGTTTTTAATAGAGAATATGTTAGTGAAAATTTAGAATCTGCTGATTTTAAACCTGATGATAATATTTCGGGTTATATTTTAGGTAAAACTAATATCGATGTGACTAAGGAAAAAAAAGAGCTTAATGATCTTCTCCAAGATCAAAAACGAATTCATAAGAAAATGAATAATGCTATTCAAAAAGCTATTTTAGAATTAGATGATCTCAAAATAAGTAAAAATACTAAAGAGTATAAAGAAGTAAATTTTGATAAGGTTATACAAAATATTGAGATTAAGGAAACACAGAGTTTTGATTCACTTAAAGAGGATCATCAAAAATTAAAAGCTATGCCTGATGGAATAAAAGATATCAATGAACTTTCATTTCACATTGACATTTCACTGATTGATGAGGTAGAATATTTGTTGAAAACGTCTTTTAGTAAATCTAATCTTAATAAACAATTTGTTGAGGATATAAAATCTAAACAAGATTTTATTGAACATGGTATAAATTTATACAAATTCAAAGATCAGCACTGTCCCTTTTGTAAACAATCTTTAAGTAATGATGCTATTAATTTAATAAATAAATATAATAAGTATATTGGAGATTCAGAAGCAAAAACCATTAAAAAAATGGATAATCAGATTAAGAAATTAGATTTACTAAAAGAAGAAATTGAAAACCATTATAATATCTTTAATGAGGTATATATCCAATTTAATAATCTTAATAATTATTTACCTTCTTCAAACTTTGAATTAAAAAATTTATCGAATAATGATTCAGTTTTAGTTAAAATTGAAGAATTAAAAAGTATGTTGATTCATAAAAAAATGGATATTGAGTTTACAAATTTTGATTTTGAGAAACAAATTGAGTTTGTCATGTCTTTTTTAAATCGATTAGAAAAAGAGTTTTCAGGGTCTAATACTGAAATTACTCTGTTAAATAAAACTAAAAACTCAATTAGTATTGAACGACGCAAATTAAACAAAAAAATTTGTAATGCGAGATATATGTTCATTCTAAAGGAACAAAAAGAAAATATTGCGAAAAATAAGGTTCTAGAATCAAAGATTTCTGAACTTCAGCTTGATATTGAAGAAAAAGAAAATAAATCTAAGATTAAAAAAAGAACTAAGGTTATTAGATCACTGAAATACTTTTTAAACTTTTTCTTTAGTGATAAATATAGTTTTGATGAGAATGAGTTTAGTATTACCTTTATGGATCAAAGTCTTTCAAATAATGCGCCACATGTATTAAGTGATGGTGAAAAAGGTATAGTGGCTTTTTGTTATTATCTTGCTTCTGTTCATACTATTATACAGAAAGAAGATGATTATAAAAAATTATTTTTCGTAATTGACGACCCAATTTCAAGCATGGACTTTAATTTTGTTTATAAAGTTACTCAGAGCATAAGTATCATAAATCAACATTTTGATCCAAAAAGTTTTGATAGATTTATAATTTTAACACATAATTTAGAATTCATGAATTTATTAATGAGTAATAGAATTATAGGTCAAAAATATATTCTTAAAAAGAATGACATTGCTATTTGGAATGATCAATTAATGCTACCCTATGAAAATCATTTGAATGATATAATTGAAATAGTCAATAGTAATCAAAAACCTTCCCATACTACTCCCAATTCTATAAGGCATGTATTAGAAACTATCTGTCATTTTGAAAACAGAAACAAAAATCTTGCTAAATTTATATTTGAAAATCCTAAACTTAAGTGTGATTCTTATATTCATTCAATAATACAAGATTTATCTCATGGTAAAGTTCGTTATCAACCCTTACCTGAAGATGATTTAATTAGTGCTTGCAATGTAGTTGTTGATTTTATTTCAGAGAGGTATCCGGGACAATTATATTCCAATTAA